From the Porites lutea chromosome 5, jaPorLute2.1, whole genome shotgun sequence genome, the window ctttgccgtcactgcacgactacgacgtgagcAAAAACAAcgactttgttttcttttcctgaacttcgatacagtctttcaGAATTCAGATTCAGAAAAAATTGCGAACATTTGAAgaactgaacgagatggaatgaGCGCGATACAGTTGGAAGCAGCGCGACTTAACTTTCTAGTGACGTCTTCGGAGCCATCGCTTTCGTTGTTGTTTAAGCTCCGTACGCCAACGCCAGAGTAGGTTCTTGTAGCTgactaaaatgcaaaaaaaaagcacacaaTTACCATAAGATGGTGTGTGCCGGAATCTTGACCATATGGGCTTTATCTTACGTGAGTTGTTTACCACGTTGTTTTTACCTGCTAGAACGCCGACTCTTCCTCTCCTCGAAGCAGCGACACAGCAGCTGACTGCGACATCCTGGACTTGTACACCTTAACCAGGAAAGACACTGGCCTGTCTAGCGCCAGCAGTGGTGTTAGCAGTAGCTCCCCATTGAGTCACTCTCCAGCTGCAAGCCAATCATCAAACTCTAGTTTGTCACCTAGGCAACAGTCCCCTGTGGGGTGGCAGCATGGTTGTGAGGCTGACATCTGGAGTGACAACAATGCCTTACCGCCCCCTCCCGGGATTACTGATACAATTTGGCAGCATGGAAATGAGGTTGGCAGATCAATTCACTTTTGTATTACCGTGAACTTCCCCCATTTTTAAGCCCTTCAGTTTTAGGCCCATCTACCTCCAAACAAAAAGCCCCCCCGGAGATAACCCCTCCTCCAAATGTATTAAAACAGGAAGTGACGTCGGTTTATCgtgacgttttgaagcttaatgGAAAAGCAGTAAGTGccaaacgtattttgatcagtATTGCTAAAGATTGTTTCGCAACCGCTTTTTCTGCTCCGGTTATAAACCCCCTAGGATATATGCCCCTCCGTTTATAAACCCTCCTTGAACCCCGTACGAAGTTACGTAAGCACAGGATATATAAGCGGCAGTGACGGTCTGTTCTGTACCGTCATTTACCAACACCGTAATTTTTCTCGTTATTTGATTGGTctctttctgttttctttttcgttccCACGTTTACTTGGCCTTCACTCATCATGTTTCTACTTTTTCCAATCAATAGGTTCGTAAACTGTGGGGACCGCCATTGATTCCTTACGATGAATGGTCGAGGTAAGAGTGcattctttccctttttttgaattttctgcttttttatGCATTCGCCTGAACAAGTAAGAGCGAGAAAAGAAACATACCCGTAGCTTTGACTAAAGATTGTGAAAAAATTTGATAACAGTGTCCCCAACGCATTCTTATTGAAAACTTTGTTTACTTCGTTCCGATTTATTAGGAAAGAAGACCAGATTAAGAAAGATGAACAGTTCGCTCGAGCTCTTCAGGAGCAATACGATCACGCTGGCTGCACGCCGCCAGAAACTTCAAAAACACGTGATGTTGGTGATCACCAAGTAAGTGAACATGACAGCAGGGgtggggaggctggggagagtGGCGCATAACTGGAAGATAAACTTTGTACAGTTGGAGGTCTTGTCAAGTGCTGTTACCTGTTCAAATTGCCCTGATTGCCACACGTTTCTGTGAGCGGATTCCTTCTTTTACTTTGTGATGAAGTGTTCTCTAGTAAAGGAGGTGAAATGAATTTTGGGCTTTTCGTTTACCTGTGGACGGACGACAACAAaggttttcgaatacgatgatgtcatacatcatatATTACTAGCAGTAGGCATGCTCTGTGAGGGATGCTATAGTATTTCGTCGTTTTAGCGTTTTCTtgtggacgggcgaaaacgactcgaatacgctacgtgtggacgcgtATTTTTTCGCAAACGGAGGAGAAAAACTCTCCGCGTTCAAAAATATCCGAATACTTGTGGACGGGGCCCTAAGAGTTAAATTCACGATTTTCTTTCGTCCTCTTATCTtatgttttataattttttttaggactCTCCTGATTCTATGCTGACTCTTGATAGCGCAGAAAGCGAGGCCGAAATAAAGAGGAGGAAGAAAGAAGAGCATATGCGAATGCTTCAGGAGCGAAGAAAGCTTATACAACAACAGcagagagaaaaacaagaacaggATGATCGTAAGCTCGCCCAGGAGTTGGCTATCAGGGATGTACAGCAGGCGGGGCTTGTTCCGGATCCCCGGTGTATCATGAAGCCGTATCCGAAAGTAATCTCCCGCGGGGCCCCCATGGGGCTTGGCTTTAGCAGTAGTGGAGGTAGTGAAATTACCGGGGAGCTTGATGCGTTCAGCGGATTTAGCAGCTTCCGCGGGTCGTGTGGGTCTTCATTGACTAACAATGATGATGTCATGGATACGTCAAAGATGACGTCTGGCTGTAATGGAGACATCCGCGTGCAAGAGTGAATCCAGTTGCGTTTGTTAAATTAGCAATTTTGTGTGTAAATAATCATTAGCAAGGGCCTGTGTACTAAATAGAGTAGAGCCGAGTCAAATACCAAGTGTGAAATGAGACCCTTCCTGTTTTAGGTGTTTTTATCAAATAATCTTATCGTGTGTTCAAATAGGTCCCAGTCTAACTGgaagtgtttctttttggtGTCGCTAAATCTGATCTAAATCCTAAGCACTTTTAAAGTGTCGGCCTGTGGCGAAAGCTTTCATCGAAGAGATAGTCCAGTTTAAGCGGGAAATGAACGGTGAGATCTTCAATTTTGTCATATGATGGAAGTAAATATAGTGTTGATCACGTGTTTTTCACGTTTTGAATATTCCGCCTTCACGTGGAGATCTCGTGGTTACTGTCAATGTGCAAGTATTGACGCGGTGGACTGATTGAATgacagaaaacaagaaaatggaaACTCCTTTGAGTTGTAATCGCTAATTGTTTTGTATAAGTGTAAAGCAATTAGACGAGTTATTTGCCTGCTGGCTTTGCAATGCGTTTTGTAGGTGGATTCTTGAATTGAGAAATTTTCGAGAACTAGTTAGAATTGAAAGCATTTGCTATTTCTCGTGACCTACCAGACCAGAAAGTGCAAATTTGTAGTTTGCTATAATTGATCGGTTAGAGCATATATTTGCTTTTGTAAAACAAGCCCTAAGTCTTTCCAGGGCTTTACAAAGGGcttggaagttaaaaaatttactAGCCTCCAATCCAATTAGGAATTGTTTTGAATAGTCACGCATGTCACGCAAAATTTCACAAGCGTTGTGTGAGAACGTAAGTAACGATTACATAGTGGCACTCGTATCCTTTAGTATTTATTGACTCTTTAATTGATGGAAGGCAGTCGCTTATTCTTTCAAGGATCAGTAGGTTATCTCTATATATTAAAACGTGGTGTCCATAGATTTTAtgattgtgaaaaaaaattgttttgatttgATTCGTTGACAGTTTATTGTGTCGTATTAAAGAGTTGATGTGTTTCGTCTTTCAGTTAGATTTAGAATATTAAATGAATTAGGCGACGTTCGTGAAAGAATCGTAGAGTCGTCTACATTACCATGTGATTGTGAAGATCTATTTTTTGGCTAGGTCAGCAATAGAGTCTAACAATGTCCTGTTTTCATCGTGCAGTTTATGTGATTTTTGTCCTATTCATaacgtttttaaactttttcataaggttttgaaattttcttttctttgctacATATACGTTAAGTTGCTAATTAACTATTtagttctagatatttttttaaaagtcgtGCAAATGTGGGTGGCGGTTGTAGTACGTATTTATATACTTCGGGTTTTATTTGTTGAATGTAATTTTGCTTGGAATCTTTCTTTAGGGCttttatatataatttttaagaACTCTTAATTTGTACGTGGGTTTAACCAGCACAGTGAAAATGactaaaatattttataatctaCGGGTTATTCCGTTGGtttatgttatggtatttctgaACGGAACGGTTGTTCTGTTTGAAAGTCTTTGACTCGAGATGCTCAAATGCTTATTCATATTTCGTCTTCAGCAGTTTTAAAATTGTGATATTTAACAAAATACCCCAATCATTACTCCTCTTCGTTACGTATGTACCAATTGGAGGGTTGTTTAATTCTAAGAGGCGATTTATTGGCAAGATTTAGCCGTTAAAATATTGCTTAAGAAAACCAATTGTGTAAAATAGTATACTAGGTCGGGGCAAATTTTGGCGTCAAAATTCTCCTGACGTCACGTGATTCAATTAAGGCGTGCgactttaatttgtttgctgGGAAGAATGGGTTGTTGCTTTGTTCAACACCTACATTTCAGTATATATTGAAGCTATTGCGAAAAAATGAAAGCCAGACCGTCTTGGTGCAACGAAACTGTTGCGTAGTTTTCTCCTTGATTCAAGCGCGTTAGTAAGAGAAAATGACTGGAAATAGcacactaaaaaagaaaaaaattgtttacccACGTTGTCATATTAGTATATTTTATTGTACAATAATTTGTATCTTTTAACTCGGTAAAGAGGCTAATAAAATTGGTGAGGATGTGAGCATGGCTGTCTTCCTTGAGAATTGCTCCACTAGAAAAGTACTTTCGACTGTTATGTTAAAAACTTCCACAGAAATATCCACTAAGATTGCACTCAAACCCTACTTGCTACCACCCTTTGTAAGCGAATGTATCATGCTGGCAACAACTTATTGaacagaacaaaattttccCAGAAAAACAAAGAACGTAGTTGGAACTTTTCCTAAGCGACTGTGACAACGTTTTGGAGCGAATGTCTAACCTCCTTGCATTAAACGTCCTTTTAAAACTTGACCCATGGTCAGCTTTCCAGTAGGAGCAACTTAAACACCACGCCGTGCATATTATGCGTTTCGTATTTCATTACATCTAAGGAGACAGAATCTCACAGGCACAGCGATAAGGGAAGATGTTTTTCGCTGGTAGTGATTGCACCTGTGCTTGCTAAGATATCTGGCCCCACTTTAAATGAGACCGAGTTTGTTACGAAGAATTAGCAGATCAAAGagagtgttatccaccgagACCCCGGCCGCTGTCTTGCCTAATATTCTCGCAATTATTACTTAACTGACATCTGTATCTGACGTCATTGATGGAATAATTGAAACACCAGCATCGGCAGGTTATAAATAATCCGGAGAAATCAATCAGAAACTAGAGAGAAATATTTCGACTTAATAATACTAAATATTTATCTACTTTTGGAACTAGCTTGCTCGGGGGCCGGGCAACATTAGCGTCCACTACAAGCTAGTTCCAGGATACTACCGATGAGACGAACGGCTGTTTTGCGCCCACCTTGAATTCGAGATCTGATTGGCTCATTTAAACATGAGCTTGTTTTGTGATCGCGCGTATATAAGTGGCTAGGTTTTGTTTCCGCCTAGCTTTTTTCAATAACAGGGGCCATTAGGCCTCTACTTCAAACCACAgaggcgtagccaggatttttcgaagggggggggggggggggggtcacagaggctactcaccagATTGTCATGTCGACCTCCACGCCCATATTAACtgaagacaagagccgttgacgaaaatacttcacaaaaaaacaaattttaaaacagtgggcttttcaacaatggcttttaagaccaagatattgtcatggcgttttcgctacctgaatattgtaggttgtttgctcaaaagaaggcctaccaagggggggtcgCGGGCACCCTAGgaccccccctagctacgcccctgaaccACAATGCGATTATAAGTTTCAAGGACAACTATTAGAGACAAACAATTTAACATCCTGGTTTCTGTATGCTTTATTACTTTGAATCACTTACATGTCGGCTTTGATTGTACGTTTAAGACCTGAATTGATTTATCTTATAAAAGTCATAAAAACGCCGGGCTTATACAAGCTATATAGGCGTATGCAGTACTCAATTGTGCGTTATTTGAGCTAGTTCGTTATAAAACCGTTGGTGATATATCTCAACTGCGGTCTGATATATGTCGATGAGGTTCACTGATCAAAAATCTCGATCTAACCTACTACTCTGTAGGCTCCTTTAAAAAATTAGACGCGAGTATAACTGTCACTGCAGTGTTAGCTTGTGTATTATAAATATGTATTAAGCCTTGTTCGTATTTAATTCTAACCAAATGTCTGCATAGAGTTGGCCTTGCTAGAAAGGGTTGTTTTCATCAACTCTACAAGAACTCTTTTCAAAACCCGACAACCGTGGCCTGACTAAATGAAGGTTTCGGCTTGGTCTTGTAGCTGGAAGCAATTCTCTTATTCAATTCCCCCTTGCTCCTGTGTGAAAGTGACAGGAAAATTTTTCGAAAATTAGAATTAGATCCCTAAAGGTTACTAATCTGGGTGTGACTGAGGCTTTATTTTACCCCTTCTTGAAAGGAGACCATATTCCAACAATGTGTGACAGCATTTGTCTTTTTATAATGGTTAATTCTCTACGCACAACCCCAACTGATACCTTTATGGCCAAAAATATTGGTATTCCGTTctgaacaccctaagtgagaccaaaatctgtaaCTTCAACCCCCAAACAAGAACTGTCCCCATGGGAGTGTCTTCTCCGAGCACTACGTATCAAGCGCGACGCTTGCATGTCATCCTAGTGCTGGCCAGTCCCAGCCAAGTCCCTAGGCATGGCGTTAGGAGAGAGGGTCTCTCCTTGCGCCCTGTCTCTGGCCGTTGTCTCCTGCCCGAGCGAAGTCTACGAAAGGGTAccggtagagtccaggattgaccgagtGAGAACGCACGTAGAGTGACTGGGCTGGTTCAATCCTTATCAAGCACTTGACTGCATGAACAGCTGTCACATGCTTCGGATGTTAACATCACAGAATTAGTGTCACTGTTAAgttattcaatattttttgcACCTGAGACATTTGcccatttcttttttaatgtctCTCTTGACGAACCCATAGACCAATGGGTTCATAGCTGAATGGGCCAACAACAGCAACCAAGACAAGTTCATCGTCGTGTTAGGCTCTGGATGAGAAATGTCGCCAACTTCTTCGAAATGGAGGTAGGCGGCAAACAGCCAACAAGCAACGAAAACTACGATCACAATACCAAGAACAGTAATGGAGCGGTCATGGTTTGGGTGACGCTGTTTTGGTTTTAGTGGCACGGAACGGCCATTATCTGTGGAGCGCTCAATATCGGAGTCTGGTCCACACACGCTCAGCTTGTCGCTTGGAGGTGGCTCGTGCGCACGCGTGCTCAGGTTCGAAGCGGAGAACTCGGTTTCTCTGAGCGCGTCATCGTGGTCGCTCAGCACTGCCGAGGAGTAGTTGTAGTCAACTTGGTCTTGCTGGCGTTTCTCGCGGTCTTTGTGTCTCCTTATGATACAGACGATGTGTAGATAAGCAAGTGGTAGTGCGAGACAAGGAAGCGCAATGAAAAATACGGTTTCCACTGTTGTAAACACTTTCATAGGCGAGGCAAATTTCTCGCGGTCGTCAAGCAAATAGGTGAAGTGAAGAAGAGCTACCACGAAAGGCACTGCCCAGCACAAGACAATAGGAATCACGTATTGTCTGACAGTAATGACTACTGGATACGTCAAAGGACGAGTCACTGACTTATAACGATCCCACGTCActacacagagacacaatacagATGAATATACAAAGAACTCGTACATCGCTAGCTGCGTTTCTCGAGAGCAGCTCACCCAGTGGGTGCAGAGCAGTTCGGGTGGGGTCACAAACAAGCCCACGCACAGGTCCGCGAGGTTCAATGACAAGAcaaaccggtttgacaggttacGTCGTAGCTTACGTCTCGTCATTAAAAGAACTATCAAAAGCCCGTTGCCAAGTATCGTAAACAGGGCTATGGTCACTCGAAGCGTCCAGTACCACTTTGCTGTGGTAGCCTTGTACTGATGAAATTTTTCTGTTTGAGGAGATGACATGTTGGAAATAGTTATCATTATTTTGGGGTGCTGTAAATCCTGAAATGAGTAAAAGGAACTGTAAGGAGATAAAATTGATTCCAAATACATGTACTGTTGATTTTGCCGTTGCATGGACTGTATTTTGCCCCGGCACCTGCGAACCGAAAGGAAAACTGTCCTCTGGTTTAAACAGCACATCAAAATTAGTAAAGATCATTAATTGCAGTGTTTTAGCATAAATCGTTTAGAAATGTCgtaaataaaaaacgttttttttttacattaataTATATTAACCAGTATTTGACGTATGGTTTTAGCAATGTTTATCTGGTCGGCATGCAAGCTTTACGCAGTAAAGTAAACATTTCacaatgaattatttcatatatacttcacattaTTTCAGAATTCATTAAGTTACATTTGCCTCCTCTCATATTGAAAGACGTGGTCAAATTATCAGGTTGCCGAATGCTATGATCTTCTATCTAGAATACGTCTGCCCAACCGAAATATATAAAACTAGGAATTGAGGTTATCTGTTTTATGGCCACTAAATCAGTGACTCGATCTGCGATAGGTTTTGCACAAATTTAAATTTGTCGTCAATGTAACAAAAAATCAGTAATTCTAATAATATGCATAACAtttgaaaactaaatacaaagCAAGACTTATAAGAttgtaagaaaaaataaaccgCCTCGACAAATGATTGATATTGAACGAAGTACTATGGGCCATGAATTACAATTTTGCTATTAAAAAAGGGGTTTAGACACAGGCCCCTCTTTCATGTTCGTAAAAATACATAAGGCTAGAAGGGCGGACAATTTTTCGGGTGACAAGCAGTATTCGACGGATTCGAGAAGAATTTTTGCGAGCATTGTCGGTAAAGGGATTAAGCCATTTTACGACTGAGCAGATTTCATCTAAGCCTACTCTGCGAGAAGAAAATTCGCAAAAATGATGCCATATTTTTGACAATATTTTAAtgtctcagaaaaaaaatgatcttttaCCTGTTCCTCTGGGATAAACTGTAGAATTTGGAATTGATTGCACTGCCAGCCTGCGCGATTACGTATCAAGATTGTGAAGATATGGTTTACGTTTAACGTTATAAAACGTGCTTATCAGAACAAATGTCTTTCTAAACGGCAGCCCGGTCCTCATGAAAGACATGAAATAGTCATATCCGCCTGCAAAACAGGTGTCATTAGGAAAAAGATTATGCCGCAAAAGTTATAATTGCAATTATGCCATGTGTAACTTCAAGTCAAAACGTCTTTGAATAACTTATCAGCGTCCACATTTCATATTActttttcatatatatatatttttttaaagtttttttgaaTTTCAGAATTGTCGATTCTGGAaaataaatgataattaaattGATAGTTTTTATCGGAGAAAAAAGAGAAGcggcttttttgaaaaaaaa encodes:
- the LOC140938724 gene encoding probable G-protein coupled receptor No18, translating into MITISNMSSPQTEKFHQYKATTAKWYWTLRVTIALFTILGNGLLIVLLMTRRKLRRNLSNRFVLSLNLADLCVGLFVTPPELLCTHWVSCSRETQLAMYEFFVYSSVLCLCVVTWDRYKSVTRPLTYPVVITVRQYVIPIVLCWAVPFVVALLHFTYLLDDREKFASPMKVFTTVETVFFIALPCLALPLAYLHIVCIIRRHKDREKRQQDQVDYNYSSAVLSDHDDALRETEFSASNLSTRAHEPPPSDKLSVCGPDSDIERSTDNGRSVPLKPKQRHPNHDRSITVLGIVIVVFVACWLFAAYLHFEEVGDISHPEPNTTMNLSWLLLLAHSAMNPLVYGFVKRDIKKEMGKCLRCKKY